The following are encoded in a window of Fusarium verticillioides 7600 chromosome 6, whole genome shotgun sequence genomic DNA:
- a CDS encoding CMGC/SRPK protein kinase has product MLLPILRVWSKSISTQPAETPTYRLYRSVEYIDRYCPGGYHSIEVNKNLNQRYHIVDKLGQGGYSTVWLARDQELNKYVAIKVGTADQVSKESVILLKMAGSPTNEFSGHLITQVPDHFTLHGPHGTHPCIVTAPARCSVAGSIKTSRYNALRLEVARALAAQLILATAYVHRAGFVHGDIHLRNVLLQLPGSEIDQLSIQQIYEKYYKPEPYPLARTEGQLVTSTSVPKNIYTPNWLDKPSDEVLLPSAKLWLADFGTTFNPSQETRLMSYTHLQNRPPEAKFDPTKPLTFSSDIWSLGLMVWEVMGDGPFMSSFLFNWDKVIADQVDALGPLPREWWEKWEARLNDFEDDGQPKGGREYWSLEKRFHMNIQDPRVEEGTEQMDNDEAHAFLDMSKGMLRSRPEERLTVDQVLRSEWMSKWALPLAEEAWERKLSD; this is encoded by the exons ATGTTGCTACCGATATTGCGGGTTTGGTCGAAAAGCATATCCACGCAGCCTGCAGAGACACCAACCTATCGACTTTACAGAAGTGTTGAATATATCGACAGATACTGCCCTGGAGGATATCACTCCATTGAAGTCAACAAAAACCTAAACCAGCGATATCACATAGTTGATAAGCTAGGCCAAGGTGGTTATTCGACTGTTTGGCTTGCCCGAGATCAGGAGCTCAACAAGTATGTTGCCATCAAAGTCGGCACAGCTGATCAAGTCTCGAAAGAGAGTGTTATTCTGCTCAAAATGGCTGGCAGTCCCACCAACGAGTTCTCTGgtcatctcatcactcaaGTACCTGATCATTTCACACTTCATGGGCCCCACGGCACACACCCTTGCATTGTCACTGCACCAGCCAGATGTAGCGTTGCCGGGTCGATCAAAACTTCGAGATACAACGCACTCCGACTTGAAGTAGCCAGGGCTCTGGCTGCGCAGCTCATCTTGGCAACGGCATACGTCCACCGGGCCGGCTTTGTTCACGGTG ACATTCATCTCAGAAATGTGTTGCTCCAATTGCCTGGCTCCGAGATCGACCAGCTCTCCATCCAACAGATTTATGAGAAATACTATAAACCAGAGCCTTACCCTTTGGCTAGAACCGAGGGTCAGCTAGTTACCTCAACATCCGTGCCAAAGAACATCTACACGCCAAACTGGCTCGACAAACCGAGCGACGAAGTCCTACTACCCTCAGCCAAACTATGGCTCGCCGACTTTGGAACAACCTTCAACCCTTCGCAGGAAACCAGATTGATGTCTTATACCCACTTACAAAACCGGCCACCAGAAGCTAAGTTTGATCCCACAAAGCCTCTTACGTTCTCCTCCGACATATGGAGTCTGGGGCTTATGGTCTGGGAGGTCATGGGTGATGGGCCATTCATGAGTAGCTTTCTGTTCAATTGGGACAAGGTAATTGCTGACCAGGTCGATGCACTTGGCCCGCTACCACGGGAATGGTGGGAGAAGTGGGAGGCAAGGTTGAATGATTTTGAGGACGACGGGCAACCAAAAGGGGGGCGGGAATATTGGTCGCTTGAGAAACGCTTTCACATGAATATCCAGGATCCGAGAGTGGAAGAGGGCACTGAACAGATGGATAATGATGAGGCTCACGCCTTTTTAGATATGAGCAAAGGGATGCTGCGCTCCAGACCAGAAGAGCGTCTGACAGTTGATCAGGTTCTGCGATCGGAGTGGATGAGTAAGTGGGCTCTACCTCTTGCGGAGGAAGCTTGGGAGCGTAAACTTTCGGACTGA